From Solanum lycopersicum chromosome 8, SLM_r2.1, the proteins below share one genomic window:
- the LOC101252609 gene encoding protein TIFY 5A-like, which yields MRRKCNLELTLSPSNLLMEDKRLENEQSQQLTIFYNGKFVASHVTQLQAKAIIYLASREMEEKTNKLSEPSSPLLQPQTVKKSLQRFLQKRKNRIQITSPYHH from the exons atgagaagaaagTGTAATTTGGAACTCACTCTTTCTCCTAGCAACTTGTTGAT GGAGGATAAAAGATTAGAGAATGAGCAATCACAACAGCTAACTATATTTTACAATGGAAAATTTGTTGCTTCTCATGTTACTCAGCTTCAG GCTAAAGCTATAATTTATCTTGCGAGTAGAGAAATGGAGGAGAAAACAAATAAGCTGTCTGAGCCTTCATCACCATTATTACAACCTCAAACTGTGAAGAAATCTTTACAGAGATTtctacaaaaaagaaaaaatagaattcaAATAACTTCTCCATATCATCACTAG